DNA sequence from the Plodia interpunctella isolate USDA-ARS_2022_Savannah chromosome 12, ilPloInte3.2, whole genome shotgun sequence genome:
tgtCGCTTTCGTGTACGGTCAAGTATAGGTATATGAACCAAATTGATTGCAAAGGATCTAGGTCAAAATGGGCGTAAACcagtgaaatatattattatttaggagaacagatatttttaattattttatatattttaataatatttaaaacattaatactCAGTTTATTTTGgggataaaacatatatatagtgGATATTAAGACTTAAATTAGGTACAATAATACAGcacaatttatttgtgttcGTTTAATGCCCAGCCCTCATAGAAAAATGCCCAATATCCTTTAACTGTAACTACTTGACATGCACTATATTTGATACTGATATTGACTGTAGAGAGTGTGTGACTGTAGAGCAATTTTAGTATAGGTTCATAAATATAGGTTTATATAGTTCAATCTTATTTCCATTGACTTACGAATTTGTTATGTAATGAATAGTAAATTTAACTCACTCTAGGCTTACTTCTTACGATTTATAAATCGTAAGTTCGTAAAAAGTTTTGCTGTATATATACAGCAAAactttttacacattttatataacgCATATCGCAGTAATCGACGTGAAGTGGACAACATACTTAATCTACTCTATGTAGgaaatgaaacaaaagaaCTTACATTTAATTCCCGTTTTCATTGTTACAGATGGAAAACTCGCCGATGAGATAGCGAATTAAGATGAatctcaaatatttaattctgaTGATAGCCGCCACCATTGAGATAAATGTGACAGAGAGCAGACAAAACGATAAAAGACGATGGAAGAACGACAAAAACTATTCGCACTACGTAAACATATGCGACATACAAGATCGCGTCTCGAAAGTGCATTGTTATTGcgaaagtattaaaattaaatcggCTACAAAAGCAGACTGCTGGGTCTTCAATGGCGGCATTGCTGAAGATGATCCCTTCTGGTCAAACTTCTATTCACAaccaaaaatagaaaaactcAGTTTCAATGTCAGAGCTGACGGAGGTCTGACGTATATACCGGCCAAAGTTATCATCAGACTAGAACGCCTGCAGTACCTCCACATACAATACGCTAAGATTTTTAGTATACCCTCATTCGCATTCACGAACTCCACAACACTGAGGGAAGTAATTCTACCAAAgaacaaaatcacaaaattgGAAACGATGTCGTTCGCTCATCTGATAATGCTGTCAAACGTCAGCTTAGTGGAAAATCAGATCACGGAGCTGAAAAGGGACGTGTTTTACGTTCTTCCGAATTTGCAGAGGTTATATTTGTCGAAGAACACAATAAGCGTGCTCCATGACGGTTGCTTCAAACATCTGAACAATCTGATAAAATTGGATCTCGACAACAATTTGTTGACTGTCGTCATAAGAGAGAACTTCCAGGGTCTGTCCAATTTGATTAGTCTGGATATGAGAAGCAACAAATTAAAGATGATAGGTGACTTGGCATTTGCGGAACTTTGGAGCCTTGAGGAACTTTACCTGGATGGGAACGAAATAGAATTTATATCAGACAGAGGTTTTGGAGGGTTGGCTGGATTGAGGAAACTTTCTTTGGCCGATAATAAGTTGGCAACATTAGACGAAGGTGTTCTGGATGAAATTGTCAAGTTGAATGTTTTGGACTTGAGGAATAATTACTTGGAGACGCTGAGGCAGGAGGCCGTGCAGAATGTCTTGGAAAATATGAAGACACATTATGCATTAATCTCCCTAGATGGTGagtatttataaactttgtcAGTTTACCGTCCTTCGTCTCTGAGTAGGGattatattagattatttaaacTTGAAATAGATTTGCTTATAGCTCTTATTAGGGCATTTTATTAATGAGTGCAGGGAGATGAGACGCCCTTGAGATTTTCTctctcatatttattattattattattttaaagaggtGTCTTAgcgattttgattttgtcctTGCCTTGCCTGTCTTACTTTTATGGTACTGTAGTTTAAATAAAGTGGTCTCGGAACCGGATCGAGAGccacataaaattaatgttcatTTTATGTGGCTCTCGATCCGATGaataatctaaatttatacaaatcttttatcCAGACTGATTGACCCAAACAATGCCGGGACAGACAAAAGCGGACATATTTCGAACATGAATACTAACACACGAATTATACTATATACCAAGAGCCCGTCCCCATTACTCAGTCGCACTCCGTTACgacatccgtcgacggatcaacgctGAAGTTTCGATGCACAGCAACGCATGTCATTGTAAaaatctatagaaaacaacggaatACGACTGAACAATGGGAACACGCTCTAAGGGTGAGCTGCAACAGTATACTTTGACATAGACTTTGAAATGCGCGACGATgaagtttagaaaaaaataacttcaaagttgactggtgcaacccactctaattataatatacattcaaCATATAGTTCAAACCCAAAGGGTTAGTAATAGCTCTTTGACCACTAACCACAAAATACTAATGGCTGCCATGGCCCGAGGCAGTGGCCTTTGTAATCGGGTAATTAAACATCATGTTGACATTTACACAAAACTACAGAGTATTAACTATTAATGTGACCAGGCCATGTGACTTTTCTTGAGTGagattctaaatttaattaagaatcGACCGAATAAGTTTCATAGATTGTGTACTCcacatttgacgacctccgtggccaaTGGTCATCAAGctgggtttgatccccggtcaggtcatcatggaaaattatccttttcagattgacctaagtattgatttttatctatattacgtacatgttatagaatatagtatcgttgagttagtatcccataacatagtttcgaacttactttgtggctaactcaatatgtgtgatttgttcctatatatttactaatatataatttttaaattctgcgTCTTGGAGATtcctaataaaatatcgaaatGAACTTCATTACAGGTAAAAATAAGTAGTCGTGTGTTTATATAGCccacattttaatattaattttaataatataatttgacattgacggaACAAAACCATCTCAACTAAATACTGGATTGTAATACAGATGAGTTACACAGGCATATTTGAGTTTAACTTTAACCtccgcagaaaaacgcaaagccCGCCATTTCCCaatgtcaacgtcaaagttgactagcACAACCCGctctaaaaaaaaagaaaactaggtatatcgatttttttatttctttgtggCCAACAactaatctttttttttatgcagtcctgtaaataaatgttgaaacTGATGTGACGTTTTTACAACGGCCATATTTTGGGGTTGAGTAACGTAGCTACTTCATAAACAAACTGCCAACATTGCTTTTTTCGTTTATGATTTAATAGCTTTTTGCTATGTCCATTCGGTTTGAGTAAGAAATTAGTTTTGAAATAGGCAACATGTTTTAATACGAGCAAATTAGTCTATAAGCCAAAATAAGCATACAAGAAAAACATCACatcattaagaaaaaaatatgattccacacactttatttcaaaataaaaaagtcctGATAGTAttgtaaaagtatattttctttttaattgaGGAGATTTTTTTAGAGTACCATTATGGAGAAACGGTTTTATTCGGCATCTTGAGCTCGACAGGCAATTTTCTCGTCAACTTACAATATAGGTTTTTCAttactactttattttttatgtgaataACTAACAAGAAGTATAGAATAAGTAAATCAGTTCTTCttatagtacagtcaactgtATGTCAAGTATCCTTtggataataatataccttttcCCAGaccgaaaaaatattgttctgtGTTCTgtcgttttattttagttaaatacaaaaatctataaataattattattgttatgaaaaaaaaaactatgaaaataatatatttatctcacTCGGCGTGATATAGGTACTACAATAACCTGAAAAAATTTCAGCTAAGGTAATCAAAAAACGCCTCAGTTCAGTTttgaacatattaaaaaaaatgtttccttaataaaattattttaataaaaagaaaatattttacaaggaAACCACAATGTTAGGAAGCGTTCACTCCGGTGACATTATTTcgtaaacaaatgtaaaatgactagtatattatagtattaatatTCGATTGCCTTACAAAGCGTAGATCGTCAAATCGTCTAAGTAAATtcgctgttgactgtaccagtGCAATGCTAGTTTGGCTGTGATTTACAATGCTTTGTGTTAATTCAGTTCTGCGGTTGTTTACCCGCTAGATTGCTTTCTGAGCTAGCAGAATAGAAATGAACATACTAGGCTCCATGCATATCTCTCTCGTCTAAGCGTTTCCCCGTTTGCTTTCACCTcacttttcttttctttttcgcATGGTTTTGGCattcttagttgtcagacaattaacacgcatatcatcctgaCATAAAGTCAATACTTTGTGGCTTTACTCCATTTGCTAAGTCCAGACGGaagcggcatagccagacatttgttctcAAACTAATTTGTTTGTATGATCCGTCAGTTTTCTTGAGAAACAGTGATACTGCGCGCGGGCGCCCTTTTAAATCTATGTTGAGAAAGGACAGTGAAAATAATtcttgtatttgttaaaatttaaaaaattgtattgcgTGCGTGGGTCCCCTTTAtggtaatgacagcgcggccgctgCGTTCCAAGGTCGACAGTTAgatcataaaaaatgtaaaaacactTTACAAAACAGGTTTAAAACACTCAATAAGtgttacagatttttttttcaatgtgaCACTTATGAATATTTACACTTGAGTGTGGTGTGAATAACCCTATTTCCATCTGGAATAACCATTTATTTCTACTGAGGCTAGAATAGCTGAGATATGCCTCCACGTATTTCCGAGAAATATGATATTCTACAACCAAAGCCCTCAGAATACCTTGCTAATAAGCGGTGGGAGACCATGTGCGTTTGAGAGTTTATTTATCCCACTACTAGCGACCATAGGATGAATCGTTCAGGGGTAACGTTTGCTATTTTAGCAAACATTACTCCTGAACTATTCATCTATCTTCGTgcctttcatcaaaatcggtctaatTTTCGTCTTaccaacagaaaaaaatatctgatttgattaggttgaaaataataaaatacttagccCATTTAAGGATGGTAGtggcgtttatttttttttttgtaaaattgacTATTTTGTTGCAGGTAATAGACTTACATGTGACTGCCGTCTGTCATGGCTGCACAAGCTACGAAACGAAACGAGAAGCAAACGACTGAAGGCATCTCTTTCTAGACTCAACTGCATCATGGActcgaaaacaaaaataaacttaggCATACTCAAAGTGGAAAAGATTGAAACACCATTGAGTATAAACACCATCAAGAAAGATTACGATGACCTTGATGAAAATTTAGACGAAGACAACAACTACGATGAAACTATGCAAGATCAGGAGACAGAAACTGATGAGTCTAAAATAGAATATCGCAGGAAACTCCTGGAAATACCCAAAGATATGCTGCCTTGTCCTAATAGACTTAGTTATGAGGCATCCTACGCGCCGCCCACCCAAGACGAAGTGAAATACTATAAGACCTCATCGAGTTTTAAGAGCTTAGTACCAATAAATTggatagttttaataatactcGCTAAAATACTGTAGTGTTCTTGAGACTAAGGccttgtaaatataaattatacagctCAGTTACACATTTAATCAGTAATAATTGATTTCGTACTACGTtatttaaagtacctatttagatattttaacagtgtaaatagatttaaggctttaaattaatgaaatatcgCAAGAGTGCATTAGAAGTTAACGGTATGAAGGTGCAAGTTTCAAAAGTTAGTGTTAATTACGAGCGAAGTTTAGCGACGTCGAGTCTGGAATAGATCTAGACGTTTTAAAGTCTATCCGCACATATTAGGGCCATGCCTCCAGGCACGGTCGAAGTAGGGCCGAAGGTTTCTGAATTATAATGtcgagtttttttttgcgaaaCCAAAAACTAtacttgataatattattttctttgccGAACAATAAACCAACTGAGTCCCAActgatttatgaaaattttttttgttttcaaccTTATTAAACTTACTCTGTGtcacaatgaaaaaaaattaattaagtgtAGTAACAGTAACACATTTCGAAGATTTCCGAAAAGGTATATGAATTAGAACATAGTTAGCTATcatgtaattttgatttagacatttaaaatattaattaagtagcACGTAAGAGTGAAAAGAAAGATGTAccaataaagaataatttaattttgtgtaaatatcacttaataattaagtaagtatttgaatatatcaattatcattaattataatcatGTAAGTAACTCAAAAATTTCTGTTTGAAAACGTAATTTTGTAGAAGCAAGtcggttttttaaaataatggctcaatattttataactccATTCAAGAGATCCGGCTAAAACATTTgtattgtcattataaatatgtttaaaattaaaataactcacTACTTATCCATCAATGAGTATACCGTGGCACGAATTATCCGTTGTTAAAGATATCGTTCAAAAAGATGTATTGTAGTTGAAGATAACCTTGAGTATAGGAACGCCTTCACATTTCTATAACTTTATTCTAATTTCTGTGATTGAGAATTAAAGGTGAGTTGCAGCAGTCACTTTTGACGTTGACGTATTtacctgcgcgccgccgtcgtttcgacaaaatggcgtactttgtggTTTTccgttgactggtgcaacatACACTAATAAAAGGCATCTAACAATGtagggtaggtacctacttgaaATAGTCTTGAGTTCAGTACAAGCTTTATTGCATAGAATGTCTAATTACAGTGATGATTGTGAAGATGATTTGTGAATCAAAATGAACTTATTCATACTAAAATCAttattgttatagaatattgttGTAAAACCGTAATTTATTGGTATTACAATAACCTCAAagtgaattaatttaattttccctCATTTCAAACGTTGTTTTGTATGCCCGGATATCtggaatattaatttcatagtttaatttattcataaaaccaTCGTGATTTACATACCAAAGATTGTTTTGTGCACGAGTTACCTAAATAGTAAGGGTCGGAGTACAATAACACTTTTGACGGCGACTAGCGATTTAATGACTTTTTTATCATTGGGCCTTAATAAAAGGCCTTTTCCTAGCGGTGGGATcctaaaaatcattattttactaaattattgGAATAATTTTGTGCCACTGATGGGTGTGACTAAACGCgaaatttgatcaaaatgattttgaaatgaaTGAGATATTTTGTCAGTATCGTGGCAAGTGGATATCCCTAGTCTATGcctaattatgtatgtaacatCATCatatcaagtgtgttattgctaatactggtgtcagatttcattcaagtcaccttaaggcatctgacatgacttttacgactacttacctagtggcaggtagtcacatacacactagggaactaaacagTCAACCAGTGTTCAGGTTTCCTGGTGATCTATGATAagtactatatatgagtcagattagtatataaactcatatggcacgagtacgatacgaacctgagacctttcaatccacatgcgggcgtcttaaccattacaccaccaccgcttcatatgtatctatattttgaaatatgaaaacataTCGAATTGAAACATATCTTCGCCGTGCTGATCAACTAAAACCGTAtgattgtatgaaataaatacctagATTTTTCGATACATTTCTGGTTGCCTATTACATTAAACTAAGGTAGATAAAAACACAGAATTAACTTTTGTTGTATAGCTGTATCGTAACGTACATATTGTCAGGGATATTAAGGATAAGGGAGTCGTTGCTGTCGAATAAATTAGACAAGAGAGTGGAATTTCAAAATGTAGTGATTCTGATTTTGGTGACTGGACGAGGTGTCCttgttaatttgtatattaatgatgattttatttgatattgtttGCGAATATTCGTAAGATTAGCACGTATCTTCTTACcctaaattttacatatattctaattaattttcatttaggtatttattaatgtaaatatatatataatgttatctATTCATTCTATTGGGAGtgtgaaaacaataaattgataCTTTTCCATTACTTatctatttactttttacctTTATtgattactagctgcgccccagggctaCGCTCCCgagggaatttcgggataaaaagtaccctatgtgttactgtaggttattttctacccgtgtaacaaATGACATAACAATCGATCGAGTAacaaacgaaacaaaattactttctcatttgtaatattagttgggatttaaTGTGttccggggctttgctcccgtgggtgtttcgggacaaaaaattgtttgtgttattccatgttatattctacccgtgtaccaaatttcataacaatccgtccagtagatgttgcatgaaagagtaacaaacatacacacatacactcacaaactttcgcaatattttatagaggctacttaaaattaacaatgtacataattttaacatgaaaaatatctaaacattaaaaatatctaacacAGAATCGATGGAAGTAAATGGCTTAATTGGAATTGAAAACAttcaaaataggtacttaacaGTTAGGTAGTTATAACAATTTTCGAGCACACGAGCTAATTTAATCCCACACAAGTTTTAGAATCGAATTGGGACTATGtaacagtcaacagcacatcaagttaccctgcatgaacttctatggcgcggtaatagcggtgagttcaaatgaattttggtaggttgatgtgctgttgactgtacatacctGTACACAGCTCTCGAACACACAGATTCCCTTAGGGCGAGAACTTTCAGTTGGCTATTTTGCGGTTAATAGGTACCTTTCAAAGTATCAGTTttctgttaatattatatattcattgaCAAACATTGAAATAGATATCGTGGATTTCAAGACACAGATGACACGCCCGCGATATGaagtttatttagtatataatacaaattgagCAGAGTCGCTTGCAATTATAACGTTTATTAGGCTACCTCTCCACGCTACTTAATACTAAAATTTCGCAAAGAACGATGAGGAAACCCGAGGACATGGGTACCTAATTTTAAACACATGAAAAAAGTACCGGAAAATTCACACGAACGAATCTGTATACAAacattatctatctatctattagGTTCGTTTTAGTTCTACAGAATAAAACTGACTCTTATAATCCCTACACAAATaagaagatatttaaaaaagaagcTGTTTTCTGAGAGGAATTCGTAATAACGTCCTCAAAGAAAAATTGTCGgggcaaaaaataattttctaccTCTCTGTATAACCTTTGCGAATGACAGATGTTAAGAAAATGTAAAAGATCAGTGCGATCTAACAAAGAATTTCAGAGAATATGTTATAAGTATTTaggttttattcaaatgttttatataaaatggtaTAGACGAAACATAGCTATGTTTATGTCTGATATGTAGACTATATCTTTTGTGGCTCTGAAATGGTGCCGTgaatattttggaataaaaaaatttacattattttatcggtattaaaaatgtagtttaatgtatagaaattattttagcaCTCTAAGGCTACAGCTTATAGGGAAGTAAGAATTCCCGAGGGCATTTAAGCGAGCGAAGAAGCAggtaaacagctagtaaaAACACAATTCAGTTGTCAATCAACTTTTAGATTTCACAAAATGATCAAAAGAGGATGTTTCAATGAAAATCGTATTTTGGAATATATTTAGACCCGCCAAATAGAAAGTCCAACTTCCGAGAATTGATAGCATTTTGTTCCGTAACAAGTTACATTGACCAAATTTAATCCTTTGCTTGTTGGAAAGCTTGCAAAAAATTAGATCACAGAAGTAGCGGctcgtatttatataattctataaaatatgcaCATCTATTTTAATGGATAATATACGTGGCTCCGCAGGTATTTTTtctgtgattttttaaaatattttttcctcagAAAATTACATTCACAAACCTATTAGttctttagaaaaaaacatcaatGCATATGTAAGGTTATGTTAACATCTAGTACGATATAAAGCCGAGAGTGAGCTGTTGCGGATACGAATGTCTATACTCTGttaatattatgtcaaaacATACACGATTTGCGTCCACAACATGAGCACGATATCAAATGTACGAATATAAAGgatatttggtacacgggtaccACAAAACGAAGCTAGGGGCAGAGCTAGTATAATTACAATCAAATGAGTTGTACTAACGTTGTACTTTCACTTCTGTTCTAACATTACTTTGGGATTACCACGTGAAATCGGTCAGCTAACAATGATATATACCTTTATAAAATCcaacttttctatatttttcatttattatgaatcgtgtaattgattaaaattgtaatgagaAACAATTTGGAATGGTTTCGGCGTTTTTTTCGTTaaatttattctgtttttgtCTCGGCAATTTgtcgaaattaaaatatggtaATTCTGAACATGGGATGTAAAGCTTGTCTCTTTTCAATGAACAATaggtgttttttatttttatttgtttatatgtttactaAAGTTACACATTTTATGCACCCAAAAACCATGAAGGTTTGCATCGTTAGtgcttatattatatactagcgtctcgccccggcttcgctcgagtaaaaccataatagaAAGTAACATATGTCACTTCTGAAGGTTTcacctatctctgtgccaaatttcatcgaaattgtctcagttgtttttgagttaattcataataaacaaaaatacaaatctttcctctttacaatattagtatggatacgTGTTTACTATACGTGTAATATAATACGACCCACTACAGCTGTGGATACCACCGGGAAACGCACAGataatagagagagagagagagagagagcgagTTCTTCACCAAAAATCGAATGAATGATATTACGCAAAGTATTCTTGCAGCAGTTAAAACAAGTAGTACTAAGCCTGCggataataattttacgacAGGCCCGCCCCTCCTGGGCTTCCGCTAATTAGGAATCAAGAGCATTAGAATTTATTGCTTTTGCGAGGCCTTGTCGTCCTGCGGGAGCTATACTTTTGTtgatattactatatttagtTAACTTTTCTACTGTTAAACTAgattttttgacaaataatattgataagtagactttattttttgaatatgatAGCACTATTTTTGATTGAGAGTAGTcctttcaaataatttatatttgacaaataattgaaaaatcttTACGGGAATAAACAATCAACATTGTGTCTTTCTCAGATATTACATATGATTTTGAGTACAAACCtattttgtcaatttcttttattgctTCCGAATGAATATTCTACAAAAACAACTTTCTCAATATAgattaagatttattaaattttaatcaaaataatataataggtattaaGCTATCAAAATAATAGATCTAAGCAATCATTTTGCTAAAATAGCGTAGCTTGAATTATCCAACTACCTTTATATTTTTCCCTTTATTAAAGACGCGATACTGTTACACTATTTCTTAAAGACTAGGGCTGCAAGCGACGTGCAATGCATAACGTCACAACGTATTATTAAGGGTAAGCTCTTCTGaaagaaattcaaaatatgcaaattttaatatagcaattttttctcaaataatgtttgtttgttcgagCGGTTTTgatgcggtggtggtgtaatgtttaAGTTAATTCATTACTCTGTTTTGAAAGAAGGATCAACCGGGGGCCCCGGGGCtcctctcgtgggaatttcggaataaaaggaaccctatgtgttattccagagtatattctatccgtgtaccaaatttcataataatctgtccagtagattttgcgttaaAGAGTAGGAATAAGGGAGAAAgcgtaacatacatacacacatatatcctcTCAAATTTTCGCATATAAATTAGTAGGACTAAAACTAAGCCCGGCTTTGCACGAGGTCTAAAAACCTtcggtaataaattatttcaattgcagcatcaaaattgatgaaaattgcA
Encoded proteins:
- the LOC128674234 gene encoding connectin-like, whose amino-acid sequence is MNLKYLILMIAATIEINVTESRQNDKRRWKNDKNYSHYVNICDIQDRVSKVHCYCESIKIKSATKADCWVFNGGIAEDDPFWSNFYSQPKIEKLSFNVRADGGLTYIPAKVIIRLERLQYLHIQYAKIFSIPSFAFTNSTTLREVILPKNKITKLETMSFAHLIMLSNVSLVENQITELKRDVFYVLPNLQRLYLSKNTISVLHDGCFKHLNNLIKLDLDNNLLTVVIRENFQGLSNLISLDMRSNKLKMIGDLAFAELWSLEELYLDGNEIEFISDRGFGGLAGLRKLSLADNKLATLDEGVLDEIVKLNVLDLRNNYLETLRQEAVQNVLENMKTHYALISLDGNRLTCDCRLSWLHKLRNETRSKRLKASLSRLNCIMDSKTKINLGILKVEKIETPLSINTIKKDYDDLDENLDEDNNYDETMQDQETETDESKIEYRRKLLEIPKDMLPCPNRLSYEASYAPPTQDEVKYYKTSSSFKSLVPINWIVLIILAKIL